In Phaseolus vulgaris cultivar G19833 chromosome 10, P. vulgaris v2.0, whole genome shotgun sequence, a single genomic region encodes these proteins:
- the LOC137819605 gene encoding dirigent protein 22-like, protein MATQFLIPFIFISYYALTISGEENTGFVGSLDPKSIEKKPTLSHFRFYWHESFNGSNPTTVRIIPSLPKYNTTTSFGSVAVLDNALTVGPESNSKVVGRAEGLVASTSQTEFNLLVIMSFALTEGKYNGSTITFLGRSPIQQKVREMPVIGGTGVFRFATGYIDSTTIFTDPQTRNNVVEFNVYVYH, encoded by the coding sequence ATGGCCACCCAATTCCTCATACCATTCATTTTTATCTCCTACTACGCCCTCACCATCTCAGGAGAAGAAAACACTGGTTTCGTGGGCTCATTAGACCCTAAGTCCATAGAGAAGAAACCTACACTTAGCCACTTCAGGTTCTATTGGCACGAATCCTTCAACGGAAGCAACCCCACCACGGTTCGAATCATTCCATCACTCCCAAAGTACAACACAACCACTTCCTTCGGTTCTGTGGCAGTCTTGGACAACGCGTTGACCGTAGGACCCGAGTCGAACTCGAAGGTTGTGGGAAGAGCCGAAGGGTTAGTTGCTTCTACGTCACAAACGGAGTTTAACCTTTTGGTGATTATGAGCTTTGCGTTGACCGAAGGGAAGTATAATGGTAGCACCATCACGTTCTTGGGGAGAAGCCCCATCCAGCAGAAGGTGAGGGAGATGCCAGTGATTGGAGGCACTGGTGTGTTTAGATTTGCTACTGGGTATATTGATTCTACCACTATCTTCACTGATCCACAAACCAGGAATAATGTTGTTGAGTTCAACGTCTATGTTTATCATTAG
- the LOC137819204 gene encoding dirigent protein 22-like yields the protein MSIPHCFLALSFLLLFSCHLLNGLEDTEFGHAIDRKLLGLKRKEKLSHFKFYWHDIVGGRNPTSVAVVPPTLKLNTTTAFGLVNMIDNPLTLGPELSSKLVGKAQGFYASASQSEIDLLMAMNFAFSEGKYNGSTITILGRNCVFNKVREMPVIGGSGLFRFARGYAEARTHWFNLKSGDATVEYNVYVMHY from the coding sequence ATGTCAATCCCCCATTGTTTCCTCGCATTATCATTCCTCCTTCTCTTCTCTTGCCACCTCCTTAATGGCCTAGAGGACACTGAGTTTGGTCATGCCATAGACCGCAAGTTGTTAGGCCTAAAGAGGAAAGAAAAACTGAGTCATTTCAAGTTCTATTGGCATGACATAGTGGGTGGACGCAACCCCACTTCAGTGGCGGTTGTTCCACCAACTTTGAAGCTGAACACCACCACAGCATTTGGCCTGGTCAACATGATCGACAACCCTTTGACTTTGGGGCCTGAATTGAGTTCCAAGCTTGTGGGGAAGGCTCAGGGGTTCTATGCCTCAGCTTCCCAGAGTGAGATTGATCTTCTCATGGCCATGAACTTTGCATTCTCTGAAGGGAAGTACAATGGCAGCACCATCACCATCTTGGGGAGGAACTGTGTTTTCAACAAGGTGAGGGAGATGCCTGTGATTGGAGGCAGTGGACTCTTCAGGTTTGCAAGAGGGTATGCAGAGGCTAGGACTCATTGGTTTAATTTAAAGAGTGGGGATGCTACTGTTGAGTACAATGTTTATGTTATGCATTATTGA